One Thermoanaerobacter pseudethanolicus ATCC 33223 DNA window includes the following coding sequences:
- a CDS encoding ribonuclease J: MKGDKYLAHKAKLKIIPLGGLNEIGKNMTVFEFGNDIIVVDCGLAFPDDEMLGIDLVIPDITYLLKNREKVRAIVLTHGHEDHIGALPYILKQLNVPVYGTRLTIGLVEYKLKEQGILKDSKLITVKPREIVEIGQFKVEFLRTSHSIADSAALAIHTPVGTVFHSGDFKIDFTPIGGEIADLHRFAQLGEKGVLVMLCDSTNIERPGYTMSERTVGETFDNLFRKAEQRIIVTTFASNIHRVQQIIDSAHKYGRKVAISGRSMLNVVNVAMELGYLIVPDGLLIDIDEANKLPHDKVAIITTGSQGEPMSALTRMASSEHKKVEIVPGDTVIISASAIPGNEKLISRVINQLFKKGANVIYEALADIHVSGHACQEEIKLLHTLIKPKFFIPVHGEYRHLVQHAKLAETLGMPPQNIFIVDNGTVLEFTKNSGRIAGTVTAGKVLVDGLGVGDVGNIVLRDRKHLAQDGLLVVVVTISKETGGIIAGPDIISRGFVYVRESEDLMEESKNVVRDVLSKCKKEGISEWATIKSMIKDDLSSFLYEKTKRNPMILPIIMEI; encoded by the coding sequence ATGAAAGGAGATAAGTATTTGGCACACAAGGCAAAACTCAAAATAATACCGTTGGGCGGGTTAAATGAGATCGGCAAAAACATGACGGTTTTTGAATTCGGAAATGACATTATAGTTGTGGATTGCGGTCTCGCTTTTCCAGATGATGAAATGTTGGGAATAGACCTTGTCATTCCCGACATTACTTATTTATTGAAAAATCGGGAAAAAGTGAGAGCAATTGTTTTAACTCATGGTCACGAAGACCATATTGGGGCATTACCCTATATTTTAAAACAACTTAATGTTCCTGTGTATGGGACTCGTTTGACTATTGGTTTAGTAGAATATAAGTTAAAAGAGCAGGGTATTTTAAAAGATAGTAAATTGATAACTGTGAAGCCAAGAGAGATTGTCGAAATTGGTCAGTTTAAAGTGGAGTTTCTAAGGACCTCTCATAGCATTGCAGATTCTGCTGCTCTGGCGATTCACACTCCTGTAGGGACTGTATTTCATTCGGGAGACTTTAAAATAGATTTTACTCCTATAGGAGGAGAAATTGCAGACTTACACCGCTTTGCCCAGTTAGGGGAAAAAGGGGTACTTGTGATGTTGTGCGATAGTACCAATATTGAAAGACCTGGTTATACCATGTCAGAAAGGACAGTAGGAGAGACTTTTGACAATCTATTCAGAAAAGCGGAACAGCGAATTATAGTTACGACTTTTGCTTCTAATATCCACAGAGTGCAACAAATTATAGATTCTGCTCACAAGTATGGAAGAAAGGTTGCTATTTCAGGCAGAAGCATGTTAAATGTAGTTAATGTAGCGATGGAATTAGGCTATTTAATTGTTCCTGATGGCCTTTTGATTGATATTGATGAAGCCAATAAATTGCCCCATGATAAAGTTGCCATTATAACGACAGGCAGCCAAGGGGAACCTATGTCAGCTCTTACCAGAATGGCTTCTTCTGAGCATAAAAAAGTAGAGATTGTACCGGGAGATACAGTGATAATTTCTGCTTCTGCTATTCCGGGAAATGAAAAACTTATTTCTCGCGTTATCAACCAATTATTTAAAAAGGGTGCCAATGTAATTTATGAAGCATTGGCAGATATTCACGTATCGGGTCACGCTTGTCAAGAAGAGATTAAGCTACTTCATACATTAATAAAACCTAAATTTTTCATTCCTGTTCATGGGGAATACAGACATTTAGTTCAGCATGCTAAACTTGCAGAGACTTTGGGAATGCCTCCCCAAAATATCTTTATAGTAGATAACGGGACAGTGTTAGAGTTTACAAAAAATTCTGGAAGAATTGCAGGAACAGTAACAGCAGGGAAAGTGTTAGTAGATGGCTTGGGTGTTGGAGACGTAGGAAATATTGTTTTAAGAGATAGAAAACATTTGGCTCAAGATGGTTTGTTAGTAGTAGTGGTTACTATTTCTAAAGAAACGGGAGGAATTATAGCGGGTCCCGACATAATTTCCAGAGGATTTGTATATGTGAGAGAATCAGAGGATTTAATGGAGGAATCCAAAAATGTTGTCAGAGATGTGTTATCAAAGTGTAAGAAAGAGGGAATTAGCGAATGGGCTACTATAAAATCAATGATAAAAGATGATTTAAGCAGTTTCTTATATGAAAAAACTAAGAGAAATCCTATGATATTGCCAATCATAATGGAAATTTAA
- a CDS encoding YlbF family regulator — protein MNVYDKAYELANAIRQLPEYKAFKGAYQKINENEQNKKMLEDFRKKQLEIQAKELSGEKVDPKEKEVLEKLWEILNLNPEISSYLSLEYALGKIMDDILKIIMEPMEMK, from the coding sequence ATGAACGTCTACGACAAAGCTTATGAACTGGCTAATGCTATAAGACAGTTGCCAGAATACAAAGCTTTTAAAGGGGCGTATCAAAAAATAAATGAAAATGAGCAAAATAAGAAAATGTTAGAGGATTTTAGAAAAAAGCAATTAGAGATTCAAGCTAAAGAGTTGTCGGGTGAAAAAGTGGATCCTAAAGAAAAAGAAGTGTTAGAAAAGCTATGGGAGATATTGAATCTTAATCCTGAGATAAGTTCTTACTTGTCTTTAGAATACGCTCTTGGCAAGATAATGGATGATATACTAAAAATAATCATGGAACCAATGGAGATGAAGTAG
- a CDS encoding QueT transporter family protein, whose protein sequence is MKTIDTKYIVKAGAIAAIYFVVTILLGSVSYGPIQFRISESLVVLPMVEPAAIWGVFIGCLLANIGSPFGLLDILGGSLVTLLAAYLTSKTKTFYKGILPPIILNALIVSIWVSYFTKMPYYLVVLYIALSEAIVTGVFGYVVIAVYKRLKDKYTL, encoded by the coding sequence ATGAAAACAATAGATACTAAGTACATTGTAAAAGCAGGAGCCATTGCAGCCATTTACTTTGTTGTTACTATTCTTTTGGGCAGTGTTTCTTATGGCCCTATTCAATTTAGAATATCTGAATCTTTAGTTGTATTACCCATGGTAGAGCCGGCAGCAATATGGGGGGTTTTTATAGGATGTTTATTAGCCAATATAGGAAGCCCCTTTGGACTTCTCGATATTTTGGGTGGAAGTTTAGTGACATTACTTGCTGCGTACCTTACATCAAAGACTAAAACTTTTTACAAAGGTATATTGCCTCCTATAATATTAAATGCTCTTATTGTTTCAATATGGGTAAGTTATTTCACGAAAATGCCCTATTATCTTGTAGTTTTGTATATTGCTTTAAGTGAAGCTATTGTGACAGGTGTATTTGGGTATGTAGTGATTGCAGTATACAAAAGATTAAAAGATAAGTATACTTTATAA
- the mltG gene encoding endolytic transglycosylase MltG, whose product MNNVEYKRKSRFVVIVVVIIFLFFSAFIYYQSLFQPVTTKSDVAEKIIYIPNGYSTSQIAKLLKENNLIRNERFFIWRAKVLGADGKLQAGKYLLSPNMTTDQIIKKIFAGKAQIDTVKVTIPEGYTLKDIATKLSRLGLVNKDKFLEIAQNDTFDYDFLKDVPKDRPNRLEGYLFPDTYFIPVNADEKEIINIMLKRFQEVYNSTIKNNAKNVGMTPDQIVIIASIVEKEAAIDSDRPMIAGVIYNRLKKNMKLQLCPTVVYALGIHKDVLSYKDLQVDSPYNTYQHYGLPIGPICNPGLKSIEAALFPTKHDFYYYVAKKDGSHIFSITYEEHLKAQKEIEAIENNNTK is encoded by the coding sequence ATGAATAATGTCGAATACAAAAGAAAAAGTAGATTTGTGGTAATTGTAGTTGTCATAATTTTTTTGTTTTTTTCTGCTTTTATATATTACCAAAGCCTTTTTCAACCTGTAACTACAAAGAGTGATGTAGCTGAAAAAATAATATACATCCCTAATGGCTATTCTACTTCCCAGATAGCTAAGTTGTTAAAAGAAAATAATTTAATTAGAAACGAACGATTTTTTATATGGAGAGCAAAAGTTTTAGGTGCTGATGGAAAATTACAAGCCGGAAAATATCTCTTAAGTCCTAACATGACTACTGACCAAATAATAAAAAAAATATTTGCTGGTAAGGCTCAAATTGATACTGTGAAAGTTACGATTCCTGAAGGGTATACATTAAAAGACATAGCCACCAAATTATCCCGATTAGGTTTAGTAAATAAAGACAAATTTTTAGAAATAGCTCAAAATGACACATTTGACTATGACTTTTTAAAAGATGTTCCTAAAGATAGGCCAAACAGGTTAGAGGGATATCTTTTTCCTGACACCTATTTTATACCTGTAAATGCAGATGAAAAAGAAATAATAAATATCATGCTTAAGAGATTTCAAGAAGTTTATAATAGTACTATAAAAAATAATGCAAAAAATGTAGGAATGACTCCTGATCAGATTGTAATAATAGCTTCTATAGTGGAGAAAGAGGCAGCTATTGACAGTGATAGACCTATGATTGCGGGTGTAATATATAATAGACTGAAAAAAAATATGAAACTTCAATTATGTCCTACTGTTGTATACGCATTAGGAATTCATAAAGATGTGCTTTCTTACAAGGATTTGCAGGTAGATTCCCCTTATAATACCTACCAACATTATGGGTTGCCTATAGGTCCCATTTGCAATCCTGGACTTAAATCGATTGAAGCAGCTCTTTTTCCAACAAAGCATGACTTTTACTATTATGTTGCAAAGAAAGATGGGTCCCATATTTTTAGTATAACTTATGAAGAGCATTTAAAAGCTCAGAAAGAAATTGAAGCAATTGAAAATAATAATACTAAATGA
- a CDS encoding O-methyltransferase yields MEITPNDMKFIRGIAHKFGYPLDEMEKYAYENYIPIAKPEVADFLSFIVKLKKPNNILEIGTAIGYSTIIMAKAYSEVSVVTIERDINLAEIAKENFKKAKVEDRIELICGEAQQVLPNLTKMYDLIFVDAAKGQYIEFYKELKRLLSKEGVILWDNILYKGYVVNEKNVKHKRRTIVYRMREFIEILYQDKTLYTVILPLGDGLALSFKEE; encoded by the coding sequence ATGGAAATAACTCCAAATGATATGAAATTTATAAGAGGGATAGCTCATAAATTTGGATATCCTTTAGATGAGATGGAGAAATATGCCTACGAAAATTATATCCCTATTGCAAAACCGGAAGTTGCTGATTTTTTAAGTTTTATTGTGAAGCTAAAAAAGCCTAACAATATATTAGAGATAGGTACTGCTATTGGCTATTCTACTATAATAATGGCAAAAGCTTATTCAGAAGTTAGTGTAGTCACTATTGAAAGGGATATAAATTTGGCTGAAATAGCTAAAGAAAATTTTAAGAAAGCAAAAGTAGAAGATAGAATCGAGCTTATTTGTGGAGAAGCACAGCAAGTTCTTCCAAATTTAACTAAGATGTACGATTTGATTTTTGTAGATGCGGCGAAAGGGCAATATATAGAATTTTACAAAGAACTGAAAAGACTTTTAAGCAAAGAGGGCGTAATCTTGTGGGACAATATTTTGTATAAGGGATATGTTGTAAATGAGAAAAATGTAAAACATAAGAGAAGAACTATTGTGTACAGAATGAGAGAATTTATAGAAATATTATATCAAGATAAAACTTTGTACACGGTAATTTTGCCTTTAGGAGACGGATTGGCTTTAAGTTTTAAGGAGGAATAG
- a CDS encoding peptidase U32 family protein — protein MLELLAPVGDLERLKIAINYGADAVYFGGKHYSLRASVGLTLEEIKEAIKYVRKSGKKAYITINIFPHNEDLEGLPEYIKSVVDLGIDAIILSDPGIFSIVKEVAPEVDVHISTQANNVNYKSALFWHNLGAKRIILARELSLKEIKEIREKTPKTLELEAFVHGAMCISYSGRCLLSNYLTGRDSNKGECAQPCRWKYYLVEEKRPGEYMPIFEDERGTYIMNSKDLCMIEYIPELVEAGVTSFKIEGRNKSAYYVAVVTRAYRKAIDDYLEKGKDYVFDKKLLEEVSKASHRGFTTGFYFGKPGPDAQNYESSKYIRTHDFVGIVKEYDPNTEIAVVEQRNRMFVGDKIEIMGPKVEFEQQIEKMWDEEGNEIEVAPHPQMIVKIPVKYPVEEFFILRREIKN, from the coding sequence ATGTTAGAGCTTTTGGCACCAGTTGGAGATTTGGAAAGATTAAAAATAGCTATAAATTACGGAGCAGATGCGGTATATTTTGGAGGGAAACACTATAGTTTAAGGGCTTCTGTTGGTTTGACTCTTGAAGAGATAAAAGAAGCAATAAAATATGTGAGGAAAAGTGGAAAAAAAGCATATATTACTATAAATATCTTTCCCCACAATGAGGATTTGGAAGGATTGCCTGAATACATTAAATCAGTCGTTGACCTTGGCATAGATGCTATTATTCTTTCTGACCCAGGGATTTTTTCTATTGTAAAAGAAGTAGCTCCTGAAGTAGATGTTCATATAAGTACGCAAGCAAATAATGTGAATTATAAAAGTGCTCTGTTTTGGCATAATTTAGGGGCAAAAAGAATAATTTTGGCAAGGGAACTATCTTTAAAGGAGATAAAAGAAATAAGAGAGAAGACACCAAAAACTTTAGAATTAGAGGCATTTGTCCACGGGGCTATGTGCATTTCTTACTCAGGAAGGTGCCTTTTAAGCAATTACCTTACAGGAAGAGATTCTAATAAAGGTGAATGTGCACAACCTTGCCGGTGGAAATATTATCTTGTAGAAGAAAAAAGGCCAGGAGAGTATATGCCCATATTCGAAGATGAAAGGGGCACATATATTATGAATTCTAAAGACCTATGCATGATAGAGTACATTCCAGAACTTGTTGAGGCTGGAGTTACAAGCTTTAAAATTGAGGGAAGAAACAAAAGTGCCTACTATGTTGCTGTAGTGACAAGGGCTTACAGAAAGGCGATTGACGATTACCTTGAAAAAGGAAAAGATTATGTTTTTGACAAAAAACTTCTTGAAGAGGTTTCTAAAGCAAGTCACAGAGGATTTACCACAGGGTTTTATTTTGGCAAGCCAGGTCCTGACGCTCAAAATTATGAGTCTTCTAAGTATATACGTACTCATGATTTTGTAGGAATTGTAAAAGAATATGACCCCAATACAGAAATTGCTGTTGTAGAGCAAAGAAACAGGATGTTTGTGGGAGATAAAATTGAGATTATGGGTCCTAAAGTAGAGTTTGAGCAGCAAATTGAAAAAATGTGGGATGAAGAAGGAAATGAGATTGAAGTAGCTCCCCATCCTCAAATGATAGTGAAAATTCCTGTAAAGTATCCTGTAGAAGAATTTTTTATACTGCGTCGAGAAATTAAAAATTAG
- a CDS encoding peptidoglycan D,D-transpeptidase FtsI family protein: MENRNYRIVFLRVVLSILMLTLIFRLFYIQVIKGDFYSQKAVEQKIRSFKILERRGEIYDRNMIPFTDREYKEYIFAIPKMLTDKEKAAKVISEIAAVDYEDVLKSLRSAKDYVKYEVKFNLNNKLPIGIFKLALPQRYSQNSLAKHVIGYIGDKKMGLEDAFDGILNSKREDSIAVFTDGNNTDYIKGLGVRLKTSGKEVLGVKTTLDYHIQKAVENVLDKNMVDGAAVVLDIKTGDILAMASRPNFDQNNIQAYLNSSNEEFINKAVSMYPPGSIFKIVVAAAALEYNKVNLQDTFYCSGSYDINGIVFHDYKGESHGVINMVKGFAVSCNTTFIKIGQITGAKNILEMARNFGIENDDGLPIPEQIGRLPKLSDTYGAGIGNLSIGQGDVLMTPLQAADIAATIANNGVRNVPRLVTAIVDEEGKEIEKLSQKKSYRVISEKNAKILKEMMREVVIDPEGTGKRAETTYGSAGKTGSAEVSKELNIYHAWFTGFVPFDKPKYAISIFVKNGDTGGTKAAPLFKEIAEEIMKY, translated from the coding sequence ATGGAAAATAGAAATTATAGGATTGTTTTTTTGAGGGTAGTTTTGTCAATTTTAATGTTAACATTGATTTTTAGGCTTTTTTACATTCAGGTAATCAAAGGAGATTTTTATTCTCAAAAAGCGGTGGAACAAAAAATTAGAAGCTTTAAAATTTTGGAGAGAAGAGGAGAAATATACGACAGGAATATGATTCCTTTTACGGATAGAGAATACAAAGAATATATATTTGCTATACCTAAAATGTTAACTGACAAAGAAAAAGCCGCTAAGGTTATAAGTGAAATTGCTGCAGTAGACTATGAGGATGTGCTAAAATCCCTTCGAAGTGCAAAAGATTATGTGAAATATGAAGTTAAATTTAATTTAAACAACAAATTACCTATAGGCATTTTTAAGTTAGCTTTGCCTCAAAGGTATTCGCAAAATTCTTTAGCAAAACATGTAATAGGGTATATAGGAGATAAAAAAATGGGTTTAGAAGATGCTTTTGATGGAATTTTAAATAGCAAAAGGGAAGATAGCATTGCAGTGTTTACTGATGGGAATAATACTGATTATATAAAAGGGTTAGGAGTAAGGTTAAAAACTTCTGGAAAAGAAGTTTTGGGGGTAAAAACTACTCTTGATTATCACATACAAAAGGCAGTAGAGAATGTTCTTGACAAGAATATGGTAGATGGAGCAGCAGTGGTATTAGATATAAAAACAGGTGATATACTTGCAATGGCAAGTAGACCTAATTTTGACCAAAATAATATTCAAGCTTATTTAAATAGCTCTAACGAAGAATTTATAAACAAAGCTGTCTCAATGTATCCCCCTGGCTCTATTTTTAAAATTGTAGTAGCTGCTGCAGCATTAGAATATAATAAAGTGAATTTACAAGATACTTTTTATTGTAGTGGTAGTTATGATATAAATGGAATAGTATTTCACGATTACAAAGGAGAAAGTCATGGAGTAATAAACATGGTAAAAGGTTTTGCAGTTTCCTGCAATACTACTTTTATAAAGATTGGGCAAATAACAGGGGCCAAAAATATTTTGGAGATGGCGAGAAATTTTGGAATAGAAAATGATGATGGTCTGCCAATACCTGAGCAAATAGGGAGATTGCCTAAATTGTCTGATACTTATGGAGCAGGAATTGGGAATTTGTCAATAGGGCAAGGGGATGTGCTGATGACGCCTCTTCAAGCAGCTGATATCGCAGCGACAATAGCTAATAACGGTGTTAGGAATGTTCCACGTTTAGTGACTGCAATAGTTGATGAAGAAGGGAAAGAAATTGAAAAATTGTCTCAGAAAAAGTCTTACAGGGTGATAAGCGAAAAAAACGCTAAAATTTTAAAAGAGATGATGAGAGAAGTGGTTATTGACCCAGAAGGGACAGGGAAAAGGGCTGAGACTACGTATGGCAGTGCTGGTAAAACAGGTTCTGCTGAAGTCAGTAAAGAGCTAAATATATATCATGCTTGGTTTACAGGTTTTGTTCCTTTTGATAAACCTAAATATGCAATTTCGATTTTTGTAAAAAACGGAGATACTGGAGGAACTAAAGCTGCTCCTCTTTTTAAAGAAATAGCGGAGGAAATAATGAAATATTGA
- the sigK gene encoding RNA polymerase sporulation sigma factor SigK, translating to MWEVVVAILASIVKEILNLGYLTNTNSFPNPLTPEEEKKYLEAYKNGDEEARNILIERNLRLVAHVVKKYSGTGKDIDDLISIGTIGLIKAISTFDSSKGTHLATYAARCIENEILMSIRTEKKMKGEVFLQDPIGVDKEGNEISLMDVLGTEEDEISEQVEKKLQIKKLYSKMNSVLKNREKLIIEMRYGLYNGKVRTQREIAKMLGISRSYVSRIEKKALNKLFKELSM from the coding sequence ATGTGGGAAGTTGTTGTTGCAATTTTGGCTTCAATTGTAAAGGAAATCTTAAATCTTGGTTACTTGACAAACACCAACTCTTTTCCCAATCCACTTACTCCAGAAGAAGAAAAGAAATATTTAGAAGCTTATAAAAACGGTGATGAGGAAGCGAGGAATATTTTAATAGAAAGAAACTTAAGGTTGGTAGCTCATGTTGTTAAAAAGTACAGTGGCACAGGTAAAGATATAGATGATTTAATATCTATTGGGACAATAGGGCTTATAAAAGCAATTTCCACCTTTGATTCTTCTAAAGGAACACATCTTGCCACATATGCAGCCAGATGTATAGAAAACGAAATACTTATGTCTATACGAACGGAAAAAAAGATGAAAGGAGAGGTTTTTCTCCAAGACCCTATTGGTGTCGATAAAGAGGGCAATGAGATATCTTTAATGGATGTCCTTGGCACAGAGGAAGATGAAATATCAGAGCAAGTGGAGAAAAAACTTCAAATTAAAAAGCTGTACAGTAAAATGAACAGCGTTTTAAAAAATAGAGAAAAGTTAATTATAGAAATGAGATACGGGTTATATAATGGTAAAGTGAGAACTCAAAGAGAAATAGCAAAAATGCTGGGTATATCTCGATCATATGTTTCAAGGATTGAGAAGAAGGCTTTAAATAAGCTTTTTAAAGAGCTTTCCATGTAA
- a CDS encoding YqeG family HAD IIIA-type phosphatase, producing the protein MYKKLIPDIIVENIYDINLDFLKEKGITSLVLDIDNTLVPQKSKFPDKMTIEWLEKVKKEGFKICLISNNTKRRVNEFKEKVGVPGIAWAIKPRKGAFKKALKILNAKPNETALIGDQIFTDIFGGKRAGLYTILVKPLSEEELGWTKLMRKAEKHVLKRIERYGD; encoded by the coding sequence ATGTATAAAAAGTTAATTCCTGATATTATAGTGGAAAATATCTATGATATCAATTTAGACTTTTTAAAAGAAAAAGGAATTACCAGTCTTGTCTTAGATATTGACAATACTTTAGTGCCTCAAAAATCAAAATTTCCCGATAAAATGACTATTGAATGGCTTGAAAAAGTAAAAAAAGAGGGGTTTAAAATTTGTCTCATTTCAAATAACACTAAAAGAAGAGTGAATGAATTTAAAGAAAAAGTTGGTGTACCTGGAATAGCTTGGGCCATTAAGCCGAGAAAAGGAGCTTTTAAAAAGGCTTTAAAGATTTTAAATGCTAAGCCTAATGAAACAGCTTTAATAGGAGATCAAATATTTACTGATATTTTTGGTGGCAAAAGAGCAGGTTTATATACTATTTTGGTAAAACCTCTATCAGAAGAGGAATTAGGATGGACTAAACTTATGAGAAAAGCGGAAAAACATGTACTTAAAAGGATTGAGAGATATGGAGATTAA
- the aroE gene encoding shikimate dehydrogenase yields the protein MEINSNTKLYGLIGHPVEHSLSPLIHNYAFKSLNLNCVYTVFDVLPEKLEDAVNGVKSLGIKGVNVTVPHKEKIIKYLDVVSEEALKIGAVNTVVNEEGILKGYNTDVYGFIDSLTEVGKKIEGRKAVVLGAGGASKAVCVALALKGIDSIIIANRSVERAKDLSEYIKKEFKIQCDYCSINEVKELPEIDILVNTTSVGMYPNTEDSPADEKVVLKAKFVYDLIYNPFETALLKHAKKNGIKYSNGLSMLVNQANYSFKLWTGGFFDKNLVYRYLKEGITHNL from the coding sequence ATGGAGATTAATTCAAATACTAAACTGTATGGTCTTATAGGCCATCCTGTAGAACATAGTTTATCCCCTTTAATACATAACTATGCTTTTAAGTCTTTAAATTTAAATTGTGTCTACACTGTTTTTGATGTTTTGCCAGAAAAGCTTGAAGATGCAGTAAATGGAGTAAAATCTTTGGGAATAAAAGGAGTTAATGTGACTGTGCCACATAAAGAGAAGATAATTAAATACTTAGATGTGGTTTCAGAAGAAGCTTTAAAAATTGGCGCAGTCAATACTGTAGTCAATGAAGAAGGAATATTAAAAGGCTATAATACGGATGTCTATGGCTTTATAGACTCATTAACAGAAGTAGGAAAAAAAATTGAAGGAAGAAAAGCTGTTGTCTTAGGAGCTGGTGGAGCTTCTAAAGCTGTTTGTGTCGCCCTTGCTCTAAAAGGGATAGATTCGATAATAATTGCCAATAGAAGTGTTGAGAGAGCAAAAGATTTGTCAGAGTACATTAAAAAAGAATTTAAGATTCAGTGTGATTACTGCAGTATAAATGAAGTAAAAGAACTACCAGAAATAGATATACTTGTTAATACTACAAGCGTAGGAATGTATCCAAATACAGAAGATTCTCCTGCTGATGAAAAAGTGGTTTTGAAAGCTAAATTTGTCTATGACCTTATTTACAATCCTTTTGAAACTGCTCTTTTAAAACATGCGAAAAAGAATGGAATAAAGTATTCTAATGGACTTTCTATGTTGGTAAATCAAGCTAATTATTCTTTCAAATTATGGACAGGGGGATTTTTCGACAAAAATTTGGTATACAGGTATTTAAAAGAAGGAATTACGCATAATTTGTAG